One genomic region from Gammaproteobacteria bacterium encodes:
- a CDS encoding phosphatase PAP2 family protein produces MKKSHLFEWSAWVAAGVVLFMVSQWTDFDFWLQDHIYDATQHAFPLRNHWLLQDVLHDGIKKVVVALWLGLLGIRLFAHKVGLPAVWVRGLNYLLISSVLIAGSIAFLKHHTHIFCPWDLIRYGGDQPFVPLIGSEPATTRTGQCWPAGHVSTALSFLGAYFFLREINRPLARKVLVGIVTLFVVLGAAQTLRGAHFLSHNLWSLWWAWGVAMSVAVFYPPVIPEAENDV; encoded by the coding sequence ATGAAGAAAAGTCATCTTTTCGAATGGTCGGCTTGGGTGGCGGCCGGCGTTGTGCTGTTCATGGTCAGTCAATGGACAGATTTCGATTTCTGGCTGCAAGATCACATCTACGATGCGACGCAACACGCATTTCCTTTGCGCAATCACTGGTTATTACAAGATGTATTGCATGATGGCATTAAAAAAGTTGTCGTTGCTCTGTGGTTAGGTCTGCTTGGCATCCGGCTGTTTGCCCACAAAGTGGGTTTGCCCGCAGTGTGGGTACGAGGACTGAATTACTTGCTGATCAGCTCCGTTTTGATAGCAGGGAGTATTGCATTTCTCAAACATCATACGCACATATTTTGTCCGTGGGATTTGATTCGTTACGGGGGAGATCAGCCTTTTGTCCCACTGATTGGTAGCGAGCCGGCTACTACAAGGACAGGGCAATGTTGGCCGGCTGGGCATGTATCAACGGCATTGTCATTCTTGGGGGCGTATTTTTTCTTAAGAGAAATCAACCGACCACTGGCGAGGAAGGTTTTGGTTGGCATCGTGACATTATTTGTTGTTTTGGGGGCTGCACAGACGCTGCGTGGTGCGCATTTCCTGTCTCATAATCTGTGGTCATTGTGGTGGGCTTGGGGCGTGGCCATGAGTGTCGCGGTGTTTTACCCGCCGGTTATCCCTGAAGCAGAGAACGACGTTTAA
- a CDS encoding tyrosine--tRNA ligase: protein MTSTAQALELIRRGAEEIIEEADLSERLASGKPLTVKAGFDPTAPDLHLGHTVLINKMRQFQMLGHRVVFLIGDFTGRIGDPTGKNVTRRPLSEAEVQANAETYKAQIFKILDPEKTEVRFNSEWMNRMSPADMVQLMSRYTVARMLERDDFSKRFKSGQPIALHEFLYPLVQGYDSVALEADVELGGTDQKFNLLVGRELQRDYGQKPQIILTMPILEGLDGVQKMSKSLGNYIGINEPPNEMFGKLMSISDELMWRYFDLLSFRPQSEIEQLKTAVREGRNPRDVKVELAKEIVARFHSAEAAEQAHQQFDAQFRRGALPEDMPEVCLTHPEGLPIANALRDAGLTKSTSEAMRMVKQGAVRIDGERISDPKLHLSAGFSGVVQVGKRRFAHIKIQA, encoded by the coding sequence ATGACTTCGACTGCACAAGCCCTCGAACTGATACGCCGTGGTGCCGAAGAAATCATTGAAGAAGCCGATTTGTCGGAGCGATTGGCCAGCGGCAAACCGTTAACCGTCAAGGCGGGGTTTGATCCTACCGCGCCTGATCTGCATTTGGGACATACGGTACTGATCAATAAGATGCGCCAATTTCAAATGTTGGGGCATCGCGTTGTGTTTCTCATAGGCGATTTTACCGGGCGCATCGGTGATCCCACGGGTAAGAATGTGACTCGCCGTCCGCTAAGTGAGGCGGAAGTGCAGGCCAATGCCGAAACCTATAAAGCGCAAATTTTCAAAATTTTGGATCCGGAAAAAACAGAAGTACGCTTCAATTCCGAGTGGATGAATCGGATGTCGCCAGCCGATATGGTGCAATTGATGTCACGCTATACCGTGGCGCGTATGCTTGAGCGTGACGATTTCAGTAAACGCTTTAAGAGTGGCCAGCCCATTGCACTGCATGAATTTTTGTATCCATTGGTGCAAGGCTATGACTCTGTGGCACTTGAGGCTGATGTTGAACTCGGTGGAACGGATCAAAAATTCAACTTATTGGTTGGGCGCGAATTGCAGCGTGATTATGGTCAGAAGCCGCAGATCATCCTGACCATGCCGATTCTTGAAGGCCTTGATGGTGTTCAAAAAATGAGTAAATCGTTGGGTAACTACATCGGAATCAACGAACCACCCAACGAGATGTTTGGCAAATTGATGTCGATTTCCGATGAGTTGATGTGGCGCTATTTTGATTTGTTGAGTTTCCGGCCGCAGTCGGAGATAGAACAGCTTAAAACAGCCGTGCGCGAAGGTCGAAATCCAAGAGATGTCAAAGTGGAATTGGCGAAAGAAATTGTGGCGCGTTTTCATTCGGCTGAAGCAGCAGAGCAAGCCCATCAACAATTTGATGCCCAGTTTAGGCGAGGGGCGTTGCCTGAGGACATGCCTGAAGTATGTTTGACCCATCCAGAAGGGTTGCCAATTGCCAATGCGTTGCGCGATGCGGGCCTCACCAAGAGCACGTCTGAAGCGATGCGTATGGTGAAACAGGGGGCCGTACGTATTGATGGTGAAAGGATTTCAGATCCCAAGTTGCACTTGTCTGCTGGGTTTTCTGGCGTTGTTCAGGTGGGTAAGCGACGCTTTGCACATATTAAGATCCAAGCCTGA
- a CDS encoding DEAD/DEAH box helicase, which translates to MISSAPRRISSRACAVEVICSFISQWLACPRFYPIRTPLAYVTMLGSFTDMRIVVRNSTSLATWLLTQKDRRQNNKNHHSKTQQIIYQVVSSPDWHVQAAVVRLFPDNSIGKPRVLNWGRLLSGKLPECADDVDKRWIARLAPTGGRWHDGTIDILIEDMLVYHRLYWASLETPLKRGRPRTIAPRWTQHQDGRQTLTWVANDERLIWLPHSRFGVCLDTMSIHELDVDGTPERMPRTLSIWPTDAMGWHQQFSDWGLPGPVALPVASQPDCPPIGHLICRSQPRDSGLRQHWADIGFQYGSARCYADSTHPYVYARQTSRWCQYRRQQDTEHQWLETACRVSWRTRTLIKGPRHTLPTEDDWLNFVLFDIPLLEQQGWHVEFDDQFDFHIVRAERIEGWLDHKNDGSDWFELNWQVEVNGEQLELLPILLGQLDDVHRALADASGGRALIKLPDGRRLLLEPQWLDAMVTLLKELFSHRQPKDHRVRLSRAELPYLLPLENTATLRWQHAENWRTLLKQLLGHLPLPDVLPGSGFQGQLRDYQLDGMRWLHRLAEAGLGGILADDMGLGKTIQTIAMLTRLKTDNQLSQSVLILAPTSVLYNWQRELERFAPDFTVTVVHGADRESLWQKHTDIIITSYPLVLRDWRHIQSRTFSVLVLDEAQMLKNPRAKTTQKVFTISASRRFALTGTPIENHLGELWSLMHLVNPGFLGTHATFNKLFRLPIERQQDTARQAQLAARIAPFIKRRTKQQVEQQLPPKTEIVKTVALYEEQQLLYDTIRLSMHARVQATIQQQGLARSHLTVLDALLKLRQICCHPQLVNRAGLPLPKRSAKTDVLMSMLVEMLNEGRRIILFSQFTQMLDIISGLLHQHDMPHFMLTGQTRARQSMVDAFQSGERPIFLISLKAGGTGLNLTAADTVIHYDPWWNPAVESQATDRAHRIGQDKSVFVYRLICHGTVEEKIQALQKKKSELYESVLHQQDRQSMLKLTEEDINWLFGPLT; encoded by the coding sequence ATGATTTCTTCGGCACCACGGCGTATCAGTTCGAGGGCTTGTGCAGTCGAAGTCATATGTTCGTTCATTTCGCAATGGTTGGCATGCCCGAGATTCTACCCCATCCGCACACCGCTTGCCTATGTTACAATGTTGGGATCATTCACCGACATGCGGATTGTCGTGCGAAATTCGACCTCCCTCGCGACCTGGCTGCTCACACAAAAAGACCGGCGTCAAAATAACAAAAATCATCACAGCAAAACCCAACAAATCATCTATCAAGTGGTGTCCTCGCCCGACTGGCATGTGCAGGCAGCCGTTGTCCGTTTGTTTCCTGACAATAGCATTGGCAAGCCGCGTGTTTTGAACTGGGGCCGGTTGCTGAGTGGCAAGTTGCCGGAATGTGCCGATGACGTCGACAAACGTTGGATCGCTCGGCTTGCCCCGACTGGGGGCCGCTGGCACGACGGGACCATTGATATCCTGATTGAAGATATGCTGGTGTACCACCGCCTTTACTGGGCGTCGCTGGAGACACCGCTCAAACGAGGCCGGCCCCGTACCATTGCGCCTCGTTGGACGCAACACCAAGATGGCCGCCAAACACTCACTTGGGTGGCAAACGATGAGCGCTTGATATGGTTGCCTCATTCGAGGTTTGGCGTCTGCCTTGACACCATGAGCATACACGAGCTTGACGTGGACGGTACCCCTGAACGGATGCCGCGTACGCTGTCAATCTGGCCGACCGACGCCATGGGATGGCATCAACAATTCTCCGACTGGGGATTACCTGGGCCAGTCGCACTACCGGTAGCATCGCAGCCTGACTGTCCCCCCATCGGGCATCTCATTTGTCGCAGCCAACCGAGAGACTCAGGTCTCCGACAGCACTGGGCGGACATCGGGTTTCAATATGGCAGCGCGCGCTGCTACGCAGATAGCACGCATCCATATGTTTATGCGCGCCAAACCAGTCGATGGTGCCAATACCGTCGCCAACAAGATACCGAACACCAATGGCTGGAAACCGCCTGCCGCGTAAGTTGGCGAACGCGGACGTTGATCAAGGGGCCTCGTCACACCCTGCCCACCGAGGACGATTGGTTGAACTTTGTTTTGTTCGACATTCCGCTGCTCGAACAACAAGGCTGGCATGTTGAATTTGATGACCAATTTGACTTTCACATTGTCCGAGCCGAACGCATTGAAGGTTGGCTCGACCACAAAAATGATGGATCGGACTGGTTCGAACTGAACTGGCAAGTCGAGGTGAATGGAGAGCAACTGGAACTGCTTCCGATCCTGCTCGGGCAACTCGACGACGTTCACCGGGCACTGGCCGACGCGTCTGGCGGGCGAGCACTCATCAAATTGCCGGATGGACGCAGACTTCTGCTCGAACCACAATGGTTGGACGCCATGGTCACCTTGCTGAAAGAACTGTTCTCCCATCGCCAACCCAAAGACCATCGAGTTCGATTGTCACGTGCAGAGTTGCCATACCTTTTACCGCTGGAAAACACAGCGACATTACGTTGGCAACACGCAGAAAATTGGCGAACGCTCCTGAAGCAATTGCTAGGCCACTTGCCGCTTCCCGACGTCTTGCCGGGATCGGGCTTCCAAGGACAATTGCGCGATTATCAACTTGACGGCATGCGCTGGTTACACCGGCTTGCCGAAGCCGGACTCGGCGGGATTCTCGCGGACGACATGGGGCTTGGTAAAACCATTCAGACCATCGCCATGCTGACACGCCTCAAGACGGACAACCAGCTCAGCCAATCAGTGCTTATTCTGGCGCCGACCAGCGTCCTCTATAACTGGCAACGTGAGCTTGAACGGTTCGCCCCCGACTTCACGGTGACCGTTGTACATGGTGCTGACCGGGAATCGCTTTGGCAAAAACACACCGATATTATCATTACCTCATACCCGCTCGTACTTCGAGACTGGCGACACATTCAAAGCCGAACGTTTTCTGTGCTGGTGCTCGACGAAGCGCAGATGTTGAAAAATCCCCGCGCCAAAACCACCCAAAAAGTCTTCACCATCAGTGCCAGTCGGCGGTTTGCGCTCACCGGCACCCCCATAGAAAACCACCTGGGCGAACTCTGGAGCCTGATGCATTTGGTCAATCCTGGCTTTTTAGGCACGCACGCCACGTTCAACAAGTTGTTCCGCCTGCCCATCGAACGACAGCAGGACACCGCACGCCAAGCACAATTGGCCGCACGCATTGCCCCGTTTATCAAGCGACGCACCAAGCAACAGGTCGAGCAACAGCTTCCTCCCAAAACCGAAATTGTCAAAACCGTTGCGCTGTATGAAGAGCAACAACTGCTTTATGACACGATACGACTGTCGATGCACGCACGTGTTCAAGCGACAATCCAGCAACAAGGGCTCGCGCGCAGTCATCTGACCGTGCTCGACGCCTTGCTCAAACTCAGACAAATCTGCTGTCATCCGCAATTGGTCAACCGCGCTGGGCTACCTTTGCCAAAGCGCTCGGCGAAAACCGATGTGTTGATGAGTATGTTGGTTGAAATGCTCAATGAAGGGCGGCGAATTATCCTCTTTTCGCAGTTTACCCAGATGCTCGACATCATCAGCGGATTATTACATCAGCATGATATGCCACATTTCATGCTGACCGGACAGACGCGAGCACGGCAGTCCATGGTCGATGCATTCCAATCCGGCGAGCGGCCAATTTTTCTTATCAGCCTGAAAGCGGGCGGCACCGGCCTCAACCTCACCGCTGCGGATACGGTCATTCACTATGACCCCTGGTGGAATCCGGCGGTGGAAAGTCAAGCCACTGATCGCGCCCACCGTATTGGTCAAGATAAGTCCGTGTTCGTTTATCGACTCATTTGCCACGGCACGG